The following coding sequences lie in one Thermoleophilia bacterium genomic window:
- the jag gene encoding RNA-binding cell elongation regulator Jag/EloR: protein MVNPDDYGPLAHDDDTEFATVADATTVEEAKRKALDQLRKVVPVVDERDVEFIVVEEGAKGGLFGRGKMLAQVEARLHQSNDALGEPSDTEELREFVQTVVHLMGIEAVVTASETAEGVRAEVVGDDLGLLIGRHGSTIDALQCIASIALNGDRRDRRQIVIDAEGYRGRRESALTSLADRTAHKVARDGGRIALQPMSAAERKVIHLHLRDDARVETASEGNEPFRAVVISRRAGK from the coding sequence ATGGTGAATCCGGACGACTACGGACCCCTAGCCCACGACGACGACACGGAGTTCGCCACCGTCGCCGACGCGACAACGGTAGAAGAAGCGAAGCGCAAGGCGCTCGACCAACTTCGCAAGGTAGTGCCCGTCGTCGACGAGCGCGACGTCGAATTCATCGTGGTCGAAGAGGGAGCCAAAGGCGGTCTCTTCGGCCGCGGGAAGATGCTCGCGCAAGTTGAAGCCCGGCTACATCAATCCAACGACGCGCTCGGAGAACCGTCCGATACCGAGGAGCTGCGAGAGTTCGTCCAAACGGTTGTGCACCTGATGGGGATCGAAGCGGTTGTCACAGCAAGCGAGACCGCCGAGGGAGTGCGCGCCGAGGTGGTGGGCGACGACCTCGGCCTGCTCATCGGCCGGCACGGCAGCACCATCGATGCCCTCCAGTGCATTGCGTCGATCGCGCTCAATGGCGATCGACGCGACAGACGTCAGATCGTCATCGACGCCGAGGGCTATCGCGGCCGTCGCGAATCTGCGCTGACTTCCCTGGCAGACCGCACCGCCCACAAAGTAGCTAGAGACGGTGGCCGCATTGCGCTGCAGCCCATGTCGGCGGCCGAGCGCAAGGTCATCCATCTGCACCTGCGCGACGACGCACGTGTTGAAACAGCGTCTGAAGGCAATGAACCCTTCCGTGCCGTCGTGATCTCGCGACGCGCCGGCAAGTAA
- a CDS encoding YidC/Oxa1 family membrane protein insertase, with product MYSWPIFKQLVEGLHWVLVTIEEFLSSMGLSDHWTWGLSIIGLTIIVRLILFPLTWKQYSSAQALQAMQPRIKELQRKYKDDRAKLQQETMKVYQEHRVNPFASCLPLLLQLPIFIALYAAISGRADYLPADSVSALANASFLWIPKLGEPDPYHVLLIFYVVTQLISTELMLATQTDKMQKTMMRAMPIVFVVFLWNFPAGLFVYWVTTNLWTIGQQLLIRRVMKPHTVPAAEAQKPARRSRIVDALVAAQEKGDQARTEKEKQAATAARRASAAEKKTRKVTDDNSASGTKPSGAATASGRGGGKSSTTAAKRRAQKQAATKRAKEAQDEAAANTEHDANDPAES from the coding sequence ATGTATAGCTGGCCGATCTTCAAGCAACTCGTCGAGGGCCTTCACTGGGTCCTCGTCACCATCGAAGAGTTCCTCTCATCCATGGGACTCAGCGACCATTGGACGTGGGGCCTGTCAATCATCGGCCTCACGATCATCGTACGGCTGATCCTCTTCCCGCTCACCTGGAAGCAGTACAGCTCGGCGCAAGCGCTGCAGGCGATGCAGCCGCGGATCAAGGAGCTTCAGCGCAAGTACAAGGACGACCGCGCCAAGCTGCAACAAGAAACGATGAAGGTGTACCAGGAGCATCGGGTGAATCCGTTTGCCTCCTGCCTGCCGCTCCTCCTTCAGTTGCCTATCTTCATCGCCCTGTACGCCGCGATCAGCGGACGTGCGGACTACCTGCCCGCAGACTCGGTGAGTGCGCTCGCCAATGCTTCGTTCCTGTGGATCCCCAAGCTCGGTGAGCCCGATCCCTACCACGTGCTGCTCATCTTCTACGTCGTGACGCAGCTCATTTCGACGGAACTCATGCTCGCGACTCAGACCGACAAGATGCAGAAGACGATGATGCGCGCAATGCCGATCGTCTTCGTCGTCTTCCTCTGGAACTTCCCGGCTGGCCTCTTTGTGTACTGGGTCACGACGAACCTCTGGACCATCGGCCAACAGTTGCTCATTCGTCGCGTGATGAAGCCGCACACCGTTCCTGCCGCTGAGGCGCAGAAGCCCGCACGGCGCAGCCGCATCGTCGACGCGCTCGTGGCGGCTCAAGAAAAGGGCGACCAAGCGCGAACGGAGAAGGAGAAGCAGGCCGCAACCGCTGCTCGCCGTGCCTCCGCTGCCGAGAAGAAGACGCGGAAGGTAACGGACGACAACAGCGCCTCTGGCACCAAGCCCTCCGGCGCGGCGACGGCCTCCGGCAGAGGCGGGGGGAAGTCGTCCACAACGGCAGCCAAACGTCGCGCACAGAAGCAAGCGGCTACCAAGCGGGCAAAGGAAGCGCAAGACGAAGCGGCCGCGAACACAGAACACGACGCGAACGACCCAGCGGAAAGTTAG
- the yidD gene encoding membrane protein insertion efficiency factor YidD, which translates to MTKPFIALIRVYQYVLSPMLGQRCKYYPSCSSYAIEALRTHGLVRGAWLATWRLLRCNPFSHGGYDPVPPLHPSSRTDHHVSTDV; encoded by the coding sequence GTGACCAAACCATTCATCGCGCTCATTCGCGTGTACCAATATGTACTTTCGCCGATGCTGGGACAGCGCTGCAAGTACTACCCCTCGTGCTCCTCGTACGCGATCGAGGCGCTGCGCACACACGGCCTAGTCAGAGGGGCTTGGCTCGCAACGTGGCGCCTGCTGCGCTGCAACCCGTTCAGCCATGGCGGCTACGACCCCGTGCCGCCGCTCCACCCATCAAGTAGAACTGACCATCACGTGAGCACTGATGTATAG
- the rnpA gene encoding ribonuclease P protein component — MPHRLSRLSRSSDFQRIYRRGNSTASRFLVLYAFRRADARDDESPRLGLSVSKKLGGAVVRNRIKRLLREAFLANRHNLSGEYDLVLIARPQLLDLLARESEGETGLVGEAVRDLLDRAGLRAKDAA, encoded by the coding sequence ATGCCCCACAGGCTCTCCCGTCTGTCGCGCTCTTCAGACTTCCAGCGGATCTACCGGCGAGGGAACTCCACGGCATCACGCTTCCTCGTCCTCTATGCGTTCCGCCGCGCGGACGCGAGAGATGACGAGAGCCCGCGTCTGGGACTTTCGGTGTCGAAGAAGCTCGGCGGTGCCGTCGTCCGCAACCGGATCAAGCGCCTTCTGCGCGAAGCCTTCTTGGCCAACAGACACAACCTCTCCGGGGAGTACGATCTCGTGTTGATCGCTCGGCCACAACTGCTCGATCTCCTTGCACGTGAGAGCGAGGGAGAGACAGGACTCGTGGGCGAAGCCGTTCGCGATCTTCTCGACAGGGCTGGTCTTCGAGCGAAGGACGCGGCGTGA
- the rpmH gene encoding 50S ribosomal protein L34, translated as MKRTYQPNTRKRSKTHGFRKRMSTRAGRLVIKKRRQKGRKRLSA; from the coding sequence GTGAAGAGGACCTATCAACCGAACACCCGCAAACGCAGCAAGACCCACGGTTTTCGCAAGCGGATGAGTACCCGCGCGGGTAGGTTGGTCATCAAGAAGCGGCGGCAGAAGGGTCGCAAGCGCCTCTCCGCGTAG
- a CDS encoding DUF4388 domain-containing protein, which yields MLLQGSIHRFNLAGVLQFLAQNASSGILEVRDFEEYGFIYLIQGRVEAISLPITDEKLGSRLVKAGCLDAQQLAEILMEDSGLTRDEKKRKPLGQRLIEHGYTDELTIREVMASQTNDQVFELAHWQSGVFLYDEPEQMPTFQVKIEGNVQELLLEAYRRIDEGQRSRKAAHVVENEICYACPLEEQCTEEIKRRHLKQDLCLWRDLGAVLDEGYDRLRDARQLYRSREDDAPVELEAKLGPD from the coding sequence ATGCTCCTTCAAGGGTCAATCCACAGATTCAACCTGGCGGGGGTGTTGCAGTTTCTCGCTCAGAACGCCTCCAGCGGCATCCTCGAGGTGCGCGACTTCGAGGAGTACGGCTTCATCTACCTCATTCAGGGGCGCGTGGAGGCCATCTCCTTGCCGATCACGGACGAGAAGCTCGGCTCCCGACTGGTGAAAGCCGGCTGCCTCGATGCGCAGCAATTGGCGGAGATCCTCATGGAGGACTCGGGGCTTACGCGTGACGAGAAGAAGCGGAAGCCGCTGGGGCAGCGCTTGATCGAGCATGGCTACACCGACGAATTAACGATTCGCGAAGTGATGGCAAGTCAGACGAACGACCAGGTCTTCGAGCTAGCACACTGGCAATCCGGCGTCTTCCTGTATGACGAGCCCGAGCAGATGCCCACGTTTCAAGTGAAGATCGAGGGCAACGTCCAGGAACTGCTTCTCGAGGCCTATCGTCGCATCGACGAGGGACAGCGTTCCCGCAAAGCAGCGCACGTTGTTGAAAACGAGATCTGTTACGCGTGTCCGCTCGAGGAGCAGTGCACCGAGGAGATCAAGCGGCGTCATCTCAAGCAGGATCTCTGTCTCTGGCGAGACTTGGGGGCTGTTCTGGATGAGGGGTACGACAGGCTCCGAGATGCGCGCCAACTGTATCGATCCAGAGAGGACGATGCTCCGGTCGAGTTGGAGGCGAAGCTTGGTCCCGACTAG
- the rlmN gene encoding 23S rRNA (adenine(2503)-C(2))-methyltransferase RlmN, which yields MIDPQTIAAVVADLGAPPYRTRQIYRALTRDLVTEFAEITTLPTDLRATLSTRLRPASLTPSLHQKSEDSKTQKTLFHTHDGLAVEAVLIRSGARATVCISTQVGCAVGCAFCASGRTGLRRGLSAEEMVDQVLHYARTLRDLSSGHITNVVFMGMGEPFHNYEETLRACRLLNDPDGFHLAARAMSLSTAGVVPGIERLAGEPLQLNLAVSLHAGTDALRDSLVPLNHTYPLDAVFAACERYVMRTNRKVMFEYVVLPGVNDTAVQMDALTQRLRAPLYHLNLIAYNETGERFARPSHAHLLRLCARFLDAGVSCTVRHSPGRGIEAACGQLARRELISDTSVRAENSPRA from the coding sequence GTGATCGATCCCCAGACCATTGCCGCCGTCGTAGCGGACCTCGGCGCACCCCCTTACCGCACTCGGCAGATCTACCGTGCGTTGACTCGAGACCTCGTCACGGAGTTCGCCGAGATCACGACTCTACCGACAGACCTCAGGGCGACCCTGTCGACGCGCCTCCGACCGGCTTCACTCACACCGAGTCTTCATCAGAAGAGCGAAGACAGCAAGACACAGAAGACGCTCTTTCATACACACGACGGCCTCGCTGTGGAGGCAGTGTTGATTCGATCCGGCGCGCGCGCAACGGTCTGCATCTCGACGCAGGTCGGCTGCGCGGTAGGCTGCGCCTTCTGCGCCTCGGGTCGAACTGGCCTGCGGCGTGGGCTCTCGGCCGAAGAGATGGTCGACCAAGTGCTCCACTACGCGCGCACTCTCCGGGATCTGAGCTCGGGACATATCACGAACGTCGTCTTCATGGGGATGGGCGAGCCGTTTCACAACTACGAAGAGACTCTACGTGCTTGCCGGCTTCTCAATGACCCGGACGGCTTCCATCTGGCGGCCCGCGCCATGTCTTTGTCCACAGCGGGCGTCGTACCCGGCATCGAGCGGCTGGCCGGCGAGCCCCTTCAACTCAACCTCGCCGTCAGTCTCCACGCGGGGACAGACGCGCTGCGCGACTCTCTCGTCCCTCTCAACCATACCTATCCACTTGATGCGGTCTTCGCCGCTTGCGAACGATACGTCATGAGGACGAACAGGAAGGTCATGTTTGAGTACGTGGTGCTGCCTGGAGTGAACGACACTGCCGTGCAAATGGACGCTCTCACTCAACGCCTTCGAGCGCCGCTCTACCACCTCAACCTCATCGCCTACAATGAGACCGGCGAGCGATTCGCGCGGCCATCCCACGCCCACTTGCTGCGCCTGTGCGCGCGATTCCTCGACGCCGGAGTCAGTTGCACCGTCCGTCATTCGCCCGGACGTGGCATCGAGGCGGCCTGTGGTCAGCTCGCACGACGAGAGCTCATCTCCGACACAAGCGTGAGGGCAGAGAACTCACCGCGAGCCTAG
- a CDS encoding PFL family protein has protein sequence MVVFITAHEILETVSMIRSENLDVRTITMGISLHDCSDRDPKHVAERVHNKIVRRAGRLVSVARQLEEKYGIPIVNRRVSLTPIAHIVGSDDPQAYVTVAHALDAAAQEVDIDFVGGFSCMVQKGFTRGDAALIEAIPEAISSTQRVCSSVNVASTKAGINMDAVVRMADVVRAVAKLTAKHDSIGAAKIVVFCNVPEDNPFMAGALHGPGEPEVSINVAISGPGVVRSVVEHHPEASLMELADLIKRTTFKITRVGELVAREASQMLDAQMGIIDLSLAPTPAVGDSIAEILAGMGLEYAGAPGTTAALAMLNDAVKKGGTMATSSTGGLSGAFIPVSEDAAMARAAAEGALSIEKLEAMTAVCSLGLDMIVVPGDTPRNALAGTIADVMAIGMINSKTTGARLIPAHGKQVGDWVTLGGLFGEAPVMAVNRFGNDRFIARGGRIPAPLQSLTN, from the coding sequence ATCGTGGTCTTCATAACTGCGCACGAGATCCTCGAGACCGTGAGCATGATCCGCTCGGAGAACCTGGATGTGCGCACGATCACGATGGGTATCTCGCTCCACGATTGCTCGGACCGCGACCCCAAACATGTGGCCGAACGAGTCCATAACAAGATCGTGCGCCGCGCAGGACGACTGGTCTCAGTGGCGCGGCAACTCGAGGAGAAGTATGGCATCCCGATTGTCAACCGGCGGGTGTCGCTAACACCGATCGCACACATCGTCGGCAGCGACGACCCCCAAGCGTACGTCACCGTGGCCCACGCACTCGATGCCGCCGCCCAAGAGGTGGACATCGACTTCGTGGGCGGATTCAGCTGCATGGTGCAGAAGGGCTTTACGCGCGGCGATGCTGCCCTCATCGAGGCCATTCCCGAAGCGATCAGCTCGACTCAGCGCGTATGCTCATCTGTGAACGTTGCGTCCACGAAAGCCGGTATCAACATGGACGCCGTCGTGCGCATGGCCGACGTGGTCCGCGCGGTTGCCAAGCTCACGGCCAAGCATGACAGCATTGGCGCGGCCAAGATCGTCGTGTTCTGCAACGTCCCAGAGGACAATCCATTCATGGCGGGCGCACTTCACGGCCCCGGTGAGCCAGAAGTGAGCATCAACGTCGCCATCTCGGGCCCCGGCGTCGTGCGCAGCGTCGTCGAGCACCACCCAGAGGCCTCCCTCATGGAGCTCGCCGACCTCATTAAGCGAACCACGTTCAAGATCACCAGAGTCGGCGAGCTCGTGGCACGCGAGGCATCACAGATGCTCGATGCGCAGATGGGCATCATCGATCTCTCGCTCGCGCCAACGCCCGCGGTCGGCGATTCGATCGCCGAGATCCTCGCAGGCATGGGACTCGAGTACGCTGGAGCGCCAGGAACCACGGCGGCCCTCGCTATGCTCAACGATGCCGTCAAGAAGGGCGGCACGATGGCTACGTCGTCGACGGGCGGTCTGTCAGGCGCATTCATTCCCGTAAGCGAAGACGCCGCAATGGCGCGAGCCGCGGCAGAGGGAGCACTGAGCATAGAGAAGCTCGAGGCAATGACGGCTGTGTGCTCGTTGGGTCTCGACATGATCGTTGTCCCCGGCGACACGCCACGCAACGCTCTCGCCGGAACAATCGCCGACGTCATGGCAATCGGCATGATTAACTCGAAGACAACCGGTGCCCGCCTTATCCCTGCCCATGGAAAGCAAGTCGGCGATTGGGTCACACTCGGCGGACTCTTCGGGGAAGCGCCGGTGATGGCCGTCAACCGCTTCGGCAACGACCGATTCATCGCGCGCGGAGGGCGCATTCCGGCGCCACTGCAGAGTCTCACGAACTAG
- a CDS encoding ACT domain-containing protein, with the protein MRTTIIITALGPDKHGLLARVASTVADQDANIDDVSQTVSNGMFTMIMFVSFDQTETTMADLKSALERTGEEIGLQIHVQHENIFKYMHRI; encoded by the coding sequence ATGCGCACCACGATCATCATCACCGCACTCGGACCGGACAAGCACGGTCTCCTCGCTCGAGTAGCGAGTACCGTCGCGGACCAGGACGCCAACATCGACGACGTCAGCCAGACTGTTTCGAACGGCATGTTCACGATGATCATGTTCGTTTCGTTCGATCAAACAGAAACGACGATGGCAGATCTCAAGTCGGCTCTCGAGCGCACCGGGGAAGAGATTGGCCTCCAGATCCACGTGCAGCACGAGAACATCTTCAAGTACATGCACCGCATCTAG
- a CDS encoding phosphatase PAP2 family protein produces the protein MREKPPAIGRVKAPPLGTRLDRLDRQLSRHLAVVWPHPRWVCVPLGGLSLAANYGVLWYVIALIPWLLGEPRPLARALYIAVPVTLVEATGFLIKLRVSRPRPPVADPSLRQQIPLPPSKSFPSSHASMAVVGALTVSAMYPAFAPVLAALGLALCFSRVYLGVHYLGDVLGGLGYGLVFGLAWTLVVPAPV, from the coding sequence ATGAGAGAGAAACCCCCTGCCATTGGTCGCGTGAAGGCGCCACCCTTGGGCACCCGCCTGGATCGTCTGGACCGCCAGTTGTCCCGCCATCTCGCCGTCGTCTGGCCACATCCTCGCTGGGTCTGTGTGCCGCTTGGAGGGTTGTCGTTGGCCGCTAACTACGGCGTGCTCTGGTATGTGATCGCTCTGATTCCGTGGCTCTTGGGCGAGCCGAGGCCCCTCGCGAGAGCTCTCTACATCGCTGTGCCCGTCACGTTGGTCGAGGCCACGGGCTTTCTCATCAAGTTGCGAGTATCTCGCCCTCGGCCTCCCGTGGCCGACCCGTCATTGCGCCAGCAGATTCCCTTGCCGCCAAGCAAGTCGTTTCCGTCGTCGCACGCCAGCATGGCGGTCGTTGGCGCTCTCACCGTGTCGGCGATGTATCCGGCGTTCGCGCCCGTGCTTGCTGCGCTAGGGCTTGCTCTCTGCTTCAGCCGCGTGTATCTCGGCGTGCACTACCTTGGCGATGTGCTGGGCGGTCTCGGATACGGTCTTGTCTTCGGTCTGGCGTGGACTCTCGTCGTTCCCGCTCCCGTGTGA
- a CDS encoding M28 family peptidase, with amino-acid sequence MSGRRPRRERFAPIAAALLAAVLVALAGVLAGCSMSSPVSPEATSRPSQEVGTSPSGTIAHATARAFAEQIHPRTADTWGEIRAREFVVGTFQQYGYEPSLQEFIVHDNGRRLHSANVLVVKEGESAERLVIGAHYDAAAGEGYTDDAVGTGLLMELAARMRALETPYTLVFVAYGAEQRSRLGSRHFVEAMSKVERSAVLGVIDLDAVAGGDELFVYSQPEAATWLRDDILAAAQDLGVELGPPPARGDLMAGTADLPGSAATFVEAGIPAATLTATSWTAGRKDGGTQTSAQGQLRGTARDSVQFVESKFPGRVEAQLADLSQLLEIVLTSRLEKRP; translated from the coding sequence ATGAGCGGCCGTCGGCCAAGGAGGGAACGGTTTGCGCCGATCGCGGCGGCGCTGCTGGCGGCAGTGCTTGTGGCATTGGCCGGGGTTCTCGCCGGCTGCTCGATGTCGTCGCCGGTGTCGCCGGAGGCCACGAGCCGGCCATCGCAAGAGGTCGGCACCAGTCCTTCCGGGACGATTGCGCACGCGACCGCCAGGGCGTTCGCCGAGCAAATCCATCCGAGGACGGCGGACACGTGGGGGGAGATCCGTGCTCGGGAGTTCGTGGTCGGTACGTTTCAGCAATACGGCTATGAGCCGTCTCTGCAGGAGTTCATCGTCCACGACAACGGACGGCGTCTGCACTCCGCGAACGTACTCGTGGTCAAAGAGGGGGAATCGGCGGAGCGGCTGGTGATTGGCGCTCACTATGACGCCGCGGCCGGTGAGGGATACACGGACGACGCTGTTGGGACAGGGCTGCTTATGGAGTTGGCGGCGCGCATGCGCGCGTTGGAGACACCGTACACGCTCGTCTTCGTTGCCTACGGGGCCGAGCAGCGAAGCCGCCTCGGCTCGAGGCACTTTGTGGAGGCCATGTCCAAGGTCGAGCGGAGTGCGGTTCTCGGAGTGATCGACCTGGATGCCGTGGCGGGCGGCGACGAGTTGTTCGTATACAGTCAGCCCGAAGCCGCTACCTGGCTTCGTGACGACATCCTCGCCGCCGCTCAGGATCTAGGCGTGGAACTTGGGCCGCCGCCAGCGCGCGGCGATCTTATGGCAGGAACGGCCGATCTGCCGGGAAGCGCTGCGACGTTTGTCGAGGCGGGCATTCCTGCTGCTACACTCACGGCGACCTCCTGGACGGCCGGGCGCAAGGATGGCGGCACGCAGACGTCAGCGCAGGGACAACTGCGAGGTACCGCAAGAGACAGCGTGCAGTTCGTTGAGAGCAAGTTCCCGGGCAGGGTCGAGGCGCAGCTTGCGGATCTCTCGCAGCTCCTCGAGATCGTCCTTACCAGCAGACTGGAGAAGCGTCCGTGA
- the ychF gene encoding redox-regulated ATPase YchF: MKLGIVGLPNVGKTTLFNALTHGHAAATAYAYTSAESNLGVVAVPDERLDRLHAALETPKKVNATIDVVDIAGLAEGASQGEGLGNRFLADIRGVDAVAQVIRAFKNPDVAHVRDSVDPRADVELVETELVLSDLELVERRVEKTRKAARSGDRSAQRELAALEGLAVALQQGRLARTVERAPEDAGLFRELALVSDRPVLFVLNTDDDEGEAEALTEHSRFVEWAQARGDRVVALAARLECELADLEPEEAVEFRGELGADEEGAVDAFLRAAYEVLGYVTFFTGDFRSSESRAWQLPRGWTAKQAAGRIHTDIERGFVRAQVVNIENLIALRSFHAAREKALVATEGKAYIVQDGDVINFMHTA, translated from the coding sequence GTGAAACTAGGAATAGTCGGCCTCCCCAACGTGGGTAAGACTACGTTGTTCAACGCGCTCACACACGGCCACGCTGCGGCGACTGCCTACGCCTACACCTCAGCTGAGTCTAATCTGGGCGTCGTCGCGGTTCCCGACGAGCGACTCGATCGCCTTCACGCGGCGTTGGAGACACCGAAGAAGGTGAACGCGACGATCGATGTCGTCGACATCGCCGGTCTCGCCGAAGGGGCGAGCCAGGGCGAGGGGCTGGGCAATCGGTTCCTCGCAGATATTCGCGGCGTCGACGCCGTGGCGCAGGTCATTCGCGCCTTCAAGAATCCTGATGTGGCTCATGTCAGGGATTCGGTTGATCCGCGCGCCGATGTGGAACTCGTCGAGACCGAGCTTGTCTTGAGCGACTTGGAGCTGGTTGAGCGGCGTGTTGAGAAGACCCGCAAAGCGGCACGCAGCGGAGACCGTTCTGCACAGCGCGAACTGGCGGCGCTCGAGGGGCTTGCCGTCGCCTTGCAGCAGGGGAGGCTGGCACGTACCGTGGAGCGCGCCCCGGAGGATGCCGGGCTCTTCCGAGAGCTCGCTCTCGTCAGCGATCGTCCCGTCCTGTTCGTCCTCAATACGGACGACGATGAAGGTGAAGCAGAGGCGTTGACCGAGCACTCGCGGTTCGTTGAATGGGCGCAAGCGCGAGGCGATCGTGTGGTGGCTCTTGCTGCTCGGCTTGAGTGTGAGCTGGCTGACCTCGAGCCCGAGGAAGCTGTCGAATTTCGTGGCGAGCTCGGGGCCGACGAGGAGGGAGCCGTGGACGCCTTCCTGCGCGCGGCCTACGAGGTGCTCGGGTATGTCACCTTCTTCACGGGCGATTTCCGAAGCAGCGAATCGCGTGCCTGGCAGTTGCCGCGGGGATGGACGGCCAAGCAGGCTGCGGGGCGCATCCACACCGACATCGAACGTGGTTTTGTCCGCGCCCAAGTGGTCAACATCGAGAATCTCATCGCGTTGCGGTCGTTCCACGCCGCGCGGGAGAAAGCGCTGGTTGCCACAGAGGGAAAGGCGTACATCGTGCAAGACGGCGACGTGATCAACTTCATGCACACGGCGTGA
- a CDS encoding ferritin: MLDSRMQEAINEQINWEQYSAYLYLSMAAQFAELGMPGGQNWMTIQYHEELDHAQKMFDYVTTRGGRVVLEAIAKPPSSWENGLAMFTDALAHEEQVTSRIHAIASLALEIKDHATYNFLQWFIAEQVEEEESASDLVHKFTMAGEHPAGLYQLDKELSSRVRTVPTPGA; this comes from the coding sequence ATGCTCGATTCAAGAATGCAGGAGGCGATCAACGAGCAGATCAACTGGGAGCAGTACTCGGCGTACCTCTATTTGTCGATGGCGGCACAGTTCGCCGAGCTAGGCATGCCTGGTGGGCAGAACTGGATGACCATTCAGTACCACGAGGAGCTGGATCACGCGCAGAAGATGTTCGACTACGTGACGACGCGTGGCGGGCGAGTAGTCCTGGAGGCGATCGCCAAGCCGCCCTCGTCGTGGGAGAACGGTCTGGCCATGTTCACCGACGCCCTCGCACACGAGGAACAAGTGACGTCGCGAATTCACGCCATCGCATCGCTGGCGCTGGAGATCAAGGACCACGCCACCTACAACTTCTTACAGTGGTTCATCGCCGAGCAGGTCGAGGAGGAGGAAAGCGCCAGCGACCTTGTCCACAAGTTTACGATGGCTGGCGAGCACCCCGCTGGCCTCTATCAGCTGGACAAAGAGCTGAGCTCCCGGGTGAGGACCGTTCCGACACCAGGCGCATGA